One segment of Setaria viridis chromosome 4, Setaria_viridis_v4.0, whole genome shotgun sequence DNA contains the following:
- the LOC117852397 gene encoding uncharacterized protein, producing the protein MSTRKRPRNSGSASRSSGGSSSSPPPSQSVMRRTTSLSDLGQQPPEPTGRAPTRPARGEVAAAAVGAGSVWGAEMRRHSAGCFPVPEAAFLKACGLCKRGLGPGRDTFIYMGEVAFCSQECRQHQMNLDELKEKKCSTPTGGGGSGGGGSDPSGKSSTVAAA; encoded by the exons ATGTCCACGAGGAAGCGCCCCCGGAACAGCGGCTCCGCGTCCCGGAGCAGCGGCgggtcgtcctcgtcgccgccgccgtcgcagtcCGTGATGCGGCGGACAACGAGCCTGTCCGACCTCGGGCAGCAGCCGCCGGAGCCGACCGGGCGCGCGCCCACGCGGCCGGCTAGGGGGGAGGTGGCTGCGGCTGCGGTGGGGGCGGGGTCCGTGTGGGGCGCCGAGATGAGGCGGCACTCGGCGGGCTGCTTCCCCGTGCCGGAGGCGGCGTTCCTCAAGGCCTGTGGGCTCTGCAAGCGCGGCCTCGGCCCCGGACGCGACACCTTCATCTACAT GGGTGAGGTGGCCTTCTGCAGCCAGGAGTGTAGGCAGCATCAGATGAATCTGGACGAGCTCAAGGAGAAGAAGTGCTCCACTccgaccggcggcgggggcagtggcggtggcggctcaGACCCGTCCGGCAAAAGCAGCACCGTAGCGGCCGCCTAG